In Isosphaera pallida ATCC 43644, the sequence GATGCATCAAGCGCTGACCCGTCGACGGAGCGAGATCCGCACCATTCTGCCCCGACATGAGCAGGGGGGGATTTTCGCGGCCGAGGGTTACGCCCGCGCGACCGGGCGTCCCGGGGTGGTGATGGCCACCTCGGGGCCAGGCGCGTTGAATTTAGTAACCGGTTTGGCCGACGCCAAGATGGATTCGCTGCCGGTCATCGCCATTACTGGCCAAGTTCCCACCGGGGTCATCGGCACCGACGCCTTTCAGGAAACGCCGATGGTCGAGGTTTGCCGCTCGATCACCAAGCACCACTACCTAGTTCAAAACGCGCGCGACTTGGCTCGGATTTTCAAAGAGGCGTTTCACATCGCTACCACCGGGCGTCCGGGTCCAGTGTTGATCGACATTCCCAAGGATATTCAAAACACCCGGCTCGACGCGGTTGATTACGACGTGCCGATGAACCTGCCGGGCTACCATTTGCCCGGCCCGCCCCGGCTTGAACGACTCACCGAGGTGGTCGAGGCGATCAAGGCGAGCAAACGCCCGTTCATCTATTGCGGCGGTGGGGTCATCGCGGGGGAGGCGACCGAGGAGGTACGGGCCTTCGTCCAGAAGACCGGCATCCCAGTGGCGATGACCGTTCACGGCCTGGGCGCGGTTCCCAACGACCACTATTTGTGTCTGGGGATGCTCGGGATGCACGGTACGGTCTACGCCAACTACGCGATCAACGAGGCCGACCTAATCTTCGCGCTCGGGGTCCGGTTCGACGACCGGGTGACCGGGAAACTCTCCGAGTTCGCCAAAAAGGCGCGGATCGTCCACATCGACATCGATGCTTCTGAGATCAATAAGAATAAGCTGGCGCATCTGCCGATTCATTCCGACGTGAAGACCGCGTTGGCCCATCTGTTGCCGCTGGTGGAGCGGGGCGACTGGTCGGAGTGGTATCAGCAGATCGACGAATGGCGCTCCAACGACCCGATGCGTTACGACGAACGCGAGGACGCCATTTTGCCCCAGTATTTCCTCGATCGGTTCAGCGAAATCGCCCAGGGCGAGTTCATCATGTCCACGGGGGTGGGCCAGCATCAGATGTGGGCGGCCCAATGGACCAAGTTCACCAAACCGCGGACCTGGATCACCTCCGGCGGTTTGGGCTCGATGGGCTTTGGCCTGCCCGCGGCGATGGGGGCCGCCGCCGCCTTCCCCGACGCTCTGGTGGTGGACATCGACGGCGACGGTAGCTTTCTCATGAACGTTCAGGAATTGGCCACATGCTATTGTGAAAATCTGCCGGTCAAAGTGGTCATCCTCAACAACCAGCATCTGGGCATGGTGGTTCAGTGGGAGGACCGGTTCCACGCCGGCAACCGGGCCCACACTTATCTAGGACCGATCGATCATCCCGAGGCGCTGGGGCAAGGGGATGGCGGCCTGCCCGAATCGCCCTATCCCGACTTCGTCAAAATGGCAGAGTCCTTCGGCGTGGCGGCGCGGCGGATCGTCCGCAAAAGCGACGTGGATCAGGCCATCCGTGAGATGATCGCCCACCGCGGCCCATATGTTCTTGACGTGATGGTGCCCTATCAGGAGCATGTCCTGCCCATGATCCCGGCCGGTCAATCGGTCAAGGAGATCATCAAATCGTAAGCCGTTCAAGGGTGGGCGATTCCCAGGCGGACTCTCAAACATTTCGTCTCCACCGGTTTGACAAACCCCATTCGGGGGTGGACAATCCGATCCGCACGACCTGGGTGACCGTCGCTCAGGTCGTAGCGGGATGGTTCATTGACGCTCCCCTCGTCCCCTTGGTTCCGTGAAAATCC encodes:
- the ilvB gene encoding biosynthetic-type acetolactate synthase large subunit, producing the protein MSATDQANARAISSSPSQTSAPLTGADVVVESLIRHGVKLLFAYPGGASMPMHQALTRRRSEIRTILPRHEQGGIFAAEGYARATGRPGVVMATSGPGALNLVTGLADAKMDSLPVIAITGQVPTGVIGTDAFQETPMVEVCRSITKHHYLVQNARDLARIFKEAFHIATTGRPGPVLIDIPKDIQNTRLDAVDYDVPMNLPGYHLPGPPRLERLTEVVEAIKASKRPFIYCGGGVIAGEATEEVRAFVQKTGIPVAMTVHGLGAVPNDHYLCLGMLGMHGTVYANYAINEADLIFALGVRFDDRVTGKLSEFAKKARIVHIDIDASEINKNKLAHLPIHSDVKTALAHLLPLVERGDWSEWYQQIDEWRSNDPMRYDEREDAILPQYFLDRFSEIAQGEFIMSTGVGQHQMWAAQWTKFTKPRTWITSGGLGSMGFGLPAAMGAAAAFPDALVVDIDGDGSFLMNVQELATCYCENLPVKVVILNNQHLGMVVQWEDRFHAGNRAHTYLGPIDHPEALGQGDGGLPESPYPDFVKMAESFGVAARRIVRKSDVDQAIREMIAHRGPYVLDVMVPYQEHVLPMIPAGQSVKEIIKS